In Aminiphilus circumscriptus DSM 16581, the sequence CTCCGGGGCACGGATGGGCTGTCGCAGTTCGTTTCGTTGCCGCACGCGTGGACGGCGAAGTGTCCTTCCGGGGGTGCTCCGCCGTTTTCCGCGCTGTGGTATCGTATGTCCGAGAGAGGGAGGAACGGGAAATGCGCGTGATGCCCACGAGATCCCTGACGGCAAGGGGCAAGGTTCTGGGAGGAGAGCGCCCTCTCGTGTGCGTGCCCCTCGTGGGGAGAACGCCGGAGGGCGTTCTGGAGGAAGCACGGACCGTCGCCGCCGCCGCGCCGGATCTCCTGGAGGTGCGGGCGGATGCCTGGGAATGCGCGGAGCGGACCGGCGAGGCGATGGCACTTCTGGCCCGTCTTCGGGAGAGTGTGGAGCATCTTCCGCTCCTTTTCACCTGCAGAAGTGCCGCCGAGGGAGGCTTCCGCCCCGTCGGCGAGGACGCCCGAACCCGCCTCTTCCATGCGGCCGTGGAAGAACGGCTCGTGGACTTCGTGGATCTGGAGCTCTCCTGCGGTCGGGAGCGCCTTGCAGCGCTGAAGCGCCGCGCTGCGGAGCGGGGGATTTTTCTCGTCGTCTCCTTCCACGATTTTGAGGGAACGCCCTCCCGGGAGGCGCTTCTCGCCACCGTCGCCGCTCAGGTGGAGGCGGGGGCGGATGTGGCCAAGGTGGCGGTCATGCCGCAGCGCCCCGAGGACGTGCTCACGCTTCTCGCGGCGACCCTGGAGGCACGACGCCTCTTTCCCGAGACACCCCTCGTCACCGTGTCCATGGGAGAGCTCGGCGCGGCGAGCCGCGTCATGGGATGGCTCTGCGGCTCCGACCTGACTTTTGCGGTGGGGACCGCCGCTTCCGCGCCGGGGCAGATTCCTCTGGCGGCACTCCGCGGGGTGAACGATGTGCTGCTGTCCCCGAAAGACTCTGCCTGATCCGGAAATTTCTTCTTGCGAAAAGGGTGCGGCGTGAAGTCGGTGGAGATCTGTTAGGAGCCAGCTCCGCCGCTGTTGCATTTGCATGGACAAGCCAAGCTTCTATAATGATGATAAAGAAAGAGGGATTGCATGACCTTCTGCCCCACTCCGGCCACGAAGTATGTCGTGCTCTTCGGCAACCCCCTGGCGCATTCCCTGTCGGCCCGGCTCCACAACGCGGTGTTCCGGGCATGGAAATGGGACTGTCTCTACTACCCCCTGGAGAGCGACGGCGCGGAGGCGCTTGGACGCATCCTGTCCGTGCTGCCCCTTTTTCACATCGTCGGCGCCAACGTCACCATGCCCTACAAGGAGACGGTGATTTCCTTTCTGGACCGGCTCGATGCCGGTGCCGCCGAGTGCGGCGCGGTGAACACCATTGTGGTCACCGCCTCGGGGCTGGTGGGGCACAACACGGACGGCACGGGATTTCTCCGTTCCTTCACGGAGACCTTCGGAGAGTCCCTCGAGGGAAAGCGCCTTCTCGTGGCAGGGGCCGGAGGCGCGGCGAAATCCCTCGTCTTCGCCCTGCTCCGGGCAGGTGTGGAGCGGGTCGTGGTGTACAACAACAACGAGGCCAGAGCGAAGGGACTCGTGGAGAGGGTGGAGGCGTTCCATCCGGGAAAATGCGTCTGGCATCCTTTGGAAGACAAACCCGTGCCCGCCGCGGCGGTGCGCGAGGCGGACATTCTTCTGAACACCACGAAGATGGGCATGCGGGGTGCCCTCGAAGGCGCATCTCCCTTCAATTTCGCGTCGCTGCGTCCGGGACAGTTCGTCTGCGACGCGGTCTACAATCCTCCCGAGACACGGCTCCTTGCGGAGGCGGCTGCGGCGGGGTGCCGCACCCTCGGCGGCGAGGGCATGTTCCTGCACCAGGCGGCGGAGGCGTTCTTTCTCTGGTTTGGTCAATATCCGGATGTGGACCTCATGCGCGATGTTTTCCGGGAGCACTTCCGCACGGTCCAGCATTCGGGAGTGCGGCGGACGAGTGCCGAAGTGCGTACTCCACGCTGTGACATGCCGACATAGGCGCCGCAGGACGGGTGCATCTCCTCCGCGCCGCAGGAACGCACTCTCCGTTGCTTTTCGCGTTTTTCCGGAAAAATCCCGGGTGTTCTTGTCGTCCGAAAAAACGGGGCTTCCCCGGCGTCGTAATCGGCGAGAGAAGCCGCACATCGAAGGAGGCTCCCGATGATGTCCGATTCCCTGTCGTTTCGTCCGGGGCGCGGTTCCGACGCGCCTCTTCTTTCCCGTATCGCCCTGGCTGCCAAGGCCTCGTGGGGTTATAGCGCTGAGACACTGCGGCGATGGCTTCCCGAACTCACCGTCTCGGCGGCCTTCGTCGAGGCCCACACCACGCTCGTCGTGGAGGAACCGCTCTCGGGCGCTGTTTCGCCGTCCTGCGCGGACTACGTCACGGAGGGCATGTGTCTTCTCGG encodes:
- the aroE gene encoding shikimate dehydrogenase yields the protein MTFCPTPATKYVVLFGNPLAHSLSARLHNAVFRAWKWDCLYYPLESDGAEALGRILSVLPLFHIVGANVTMPYKETVISFLDRLDAGAAECGAVNTIVVTASGLVGHNTDGTGFLRSFTETFGESLEGKRLLVAGAGGAAKSLVFALLRAGVERVVVYNNNEARAKGLVERVEAFHPGKCVWHPLEDKPVPAAAVREADILLNTTKMGMRGALEGASPFNFASLRPGQFVCDAVYNPPETRLLAEAAAAGCRTLGGEGMFLHQAAEAFFLWFGQYPDVDLMRDVFREHFRTVQHSGVRRTSAEVRTPRCDMPT
- the aroD gene encoding type I 3-dehydroquinate dehydratase, which codes for MRVMPTRSLTARGKVLGGERPLVCVPLVGRTPEGVLEEARTVAAAAPDLLEVRADAWECAERTGEAMALLARLRESVEHLPLLFTCRSAAEGGFRPVGEDARTRLFHAAVEERLVDFVDLELSCGRERLAALKRRAAERGIFLVVSFHDFEGTPSREALLATVAAQVEAGADVAKVAVMPQRPEDVLTLLAATLEARRLFPETPLVTVSMGELGAASRVMGWLCGSDLTFAVGTAASAPGQIPLAALRGVNDVLLSPKDSA